The genomic stretch AAAGGCGAGTTATCTCAAGAATCCGCCGCCGCCTTATCCGCAGAGCGCCGTGGACCGCGGGGAGGAAGGCCTTGTCCTCCTGAGCGTTCTCGTGGACAAAAGCGGCCGGCCGCAATCGGTCGAGCTCAAACAGAGTTCGGGATCCGAGCTCCTGGACGAGTCCGCCTTGAAAACGGTCCGGCGCTGGAAGTTTCATCCTGCCCGCATGGGCATGATGAAGGTCGAATCCCGTGTCGACATTCCGATCCGTTTCGTGCTGGAAGAAGAACTCAAGCGGCATTCGCGCTGATCCCTCCGGTTTTTTCGCGTGTAAAATCCCTGTAACCCGGTTGAAGGAATGCCGAAAATTCATTAATCTATGAAATCTTCCCCACGGCTTGCGGAAAGAAGGATTAAACCTTGGGCGGTTTTCGCGCGTCTTAAGAGTAGAAAGGTGCGCTTTTATCTATGAAAGGCATAAAGACAGGGCCGTGGGGTTTGATTGCGCTGCTGGGGCTTGCGGGCTGCCTGAGCGTGCGCCTGCCCAAGGCGCAAATCCGCCCGCTGGAAAGTGAAAAAGTCGTGGGCTGGCAGGGGATGGTAGGCGAAGCGCTAGAAAACAATCCGGACCTGGACTCGGCCCGTTTTGCGTTGGAATCGCGCGCGCGCGCCCGGGACATCGCTTTCGGCGATTATCTGCCGTCGGTTTCCGGGAACCTGGACAAGGGCCGTGCCCGTTCCTCGGGTTCTCCGGCGCATGACAGCCTGAGCCTGTCCGTCGAAGCGGACCAGGCGCTTTTCACGGGTTTCGAAACGACGGGCAATTTTATCAGCGCGCGCAAAGATCTGGAAGCCGCGCGCTTTGATTACCAGGACACGAGCGCGAATGTGCGCTTCCGGCTGAGGTCCGCCTACATCGAGCTTCTGAGGCTGAAAGACCTGCTCGATGTGAGCAAGAGGATCGAACAGCGGCGGCGCAATAACGCGGAGCTGATCCAGCTGCGCTACGAAGCCGGGCGTGAGCATCTGGGTTCGTTGATGCGCGCCAAGGCCATTGCCGAACGCGCCGCGTTTGTCGTGAGGCAAACCGACCGGCGCATCGAAACGCAGTCACTGCGCCTCGAACGCGAAATGGGCGGGGAGTTCGAATTGCCGCTGCAGGTCGAAGGCACGCTGGACACGATGGTCCCCGTCATCTCCGGCCTGAAGCCCGATCCCGCGGAGCTGGCGGAAGAAACGCCCGCCGTGCAAAGGGCCATGAAAACCGCGGAATCGTTCAAGGCGCTTGTCCTATCCTCGCAGGGCGAGCTTTGGCCGCATGTCGACGGTTCGTACGATTATGAGGACAGCGGCACGCGCGCTTCGGATTTGAAGAGCGGTTCGTTTCTGGGGCTGCGCGCGAGCGTCCCTTTTTTCAACGGCGGCAAGAACGTGAACGGCATCCGCCGGGCCGAGGCCAATTACCGGGCCGCCCGCGAGGACGCCCGCAGCGTCCGGGACGAAACCCTGACGCAGCTCGCGGAAGCCTGGGCGCAGCTGACCGATGCCGTGGAATTCGTGGAAGTGCAGAAAAATTTTCTCGAGGCCGCGCGCAAGCGTTCGGAGATCGTGCGTTCGGAATACACGGCCGGCCTCGTGAACTTCCAGGATTTTGACATTGCCGAGCAGGACCTGGCCGATTCGGAAAACAATTACGTCGAAAGCCTGGCCGCGGTTCTTTCGCGGGAAGCCTCGTGGCAGTTGGCCCGCGGCGCCACTTTGGAGGATGCAGCGCGTGAAATTTAATCTTCGTTCCGGAAAAATGTTGGAGACTCTTTTCACGGCCGGCCTGGCCGCCGCGCTGGCGATGGGAACCGGCTGTTCCAAGTCCGGGTCCTCGCTCGAAGTGATCCGCATGGTCAAAACTCGAAAAGGCGACATGAACGTGACCGCGGCGGCCACCGGTGAAGTGAAACCGTACAACCGCGTGGAGATCAAGCCGCCGATCGCGGGCCGTGTCGAGGAGGTGCTCGTCAAGGAAGGCGACTCGGTCACACAGGGACAGGTGCTTGCCTGGATGAGTTCGACCGAAAGGGCCGCGCTTCTGGACGCAGCGCGCTCGCGCGGTCCCGAGGAATACCAGAAGTGGCTGAATTCCTACAAGCCCGCGCCTCTCCTCGCTCCGCTCGACGGCAAAATCATCGTGCGCGCGGTCGAGCCCGGGCAAACTGTGACGCCGACCGATCCCATTGTCGTGATTTCAGACCGCCTCATCATCAAGGCGCTGGTCGACGAAACAGATCTGGCGCAGATCACGCTCGGCCAGAAAACCCAAATCCATCTGGATGCGTACCCGGACAAAATCATCGACGGCAAAGTCGATCACATCAGCTACGAGAGCCAGCTTGTCAACAACGTGAATGTCTACGACATCGACATCCTTCCGGATGAAATTCCGCCGGCTTTTCGCAGCGGCATGACCGCGAACGTGACGTTTCTGGTTTCCGAACATCCCGATGTCCTGCTGCTTCCTTCCGAAGCGATCGTGGAATGGCCGCGCAAGGTCAAGCGCCCCGAAGGTGCGCAATTTGCCGTGTATAAAAAAGATTTCGGGCGCCTCACACCCGTGCCCGTACAGATCGGCGCAAGCGACGGACGCATGACGGAAATCACGAGCGGGCTGAAGCCGGGACAGGAAGTGGCGATCACCCGCAAGAAACAGTCCCAGACCGGCTCCGCATTTTCGCCCATGGGCGGCGGGCGGCAGGGCGGTGGCGGCGGATCCGGATCCCGCGGCCGCTCATGAAGCTGCTCGAAGCCGAAAATCTCACCAAAACCTACCGCATCGGCGAAATCGAAATCCGCGCGCTTCAGGGCGTCTCGCTCTCGATCGAAGAAGG from Verrucomicrobiia bacterium encodes the following:
- a CDS encoding TolC family protein, encoding MKGIKTGPWGLIALLGLAGCLSVRLPKAQIRPLESEKVVGWQGMVGEALENNPDLDSARFALESRARARDIAFGDYLPSVSGNLDKGRARSSGSPAHDSLSLSVEADQALFTGFETTGNFISARKDLEAARFDYQDTSANVRFRLRSAYIELLRLKDLLDVSKRIEQRRRNNAELIQLRYEAGREHLGSLMRAKAIAERAAFVVRQTDRRIETQSLRLEREMGGEFELPLQVEGTLDTMVPVISGLKPDPAELAEETPAVQRAMKTAESFKALVLSSQGELWPHVDGSYDYEDSGTRASDLKSGSFLGLRASVPFFNGGKNVNGIRRAEANYRAAREDARSVRDETLTQLAEAWAQLTDAVEFVEVQKNFLEAARKRSEIVRSEYTAGLVNFQDFDIAEQDLADSENNYVESLAAVLSREASWQLARGATLEDAAREI
- a CDS encoding HlyD family efflux transporter periplasmic adaptor subunit — encoded protein: MKFNLRSGKMLETLFTAGLAAALAMGTGCSKSGSSLEVIRMVKTRKGDMNVTAAATGEVKPYNRVEIKPPIAGRVEEVLVKEGDSVTQGQVLAWMSSTERAALLDAARSRGPEEYQKWLNSYKPAPLLAPLDGKIIVRAVEPGQTVTPTDPIVVISDRLIIKALVDETDLAQITLGQKTQIHLDAYPDKIIDGKVDHISYESQLVNNVNVYDIDILPDEIPPAFRSGMTANVTFLVSEHPDVLLLPSEAIVEWPRKVKRPEGAQFAVYKKDFGRLTPVPVQIGASDGRMTEITSGLKPGQEVAITRKKQSQTGSAFSPMGGGRQGGGGGSGSRGRS